A single region of the Sulfitobacter geojensis genome encodes:
- a CDS encoding TrkH family potassium uptake protein, which translates to MNRQRNIRRELHHLPLFLQLFGICAASMLVPAVYGLVIRDHDGSRAFFYAALLGLILFMMLAVVLNGRRVPQSALGPLLALFSAFVFLPVYFAIPFVEALPTTRFINAYFEMVSALTTTGAKLFQDPGRLSGTLHLWRAQVGWMGGLLMWVAASAILAPLHLGGFEVTAQAEPGRRDTGEANRMTPIDPRKRVTRAMKALLPIYAGLTMLLWLLLLAGGDRPLTALCHAMSVMATSGISPVGGVENADIGVTGEAVMLLFMLFALSRLTFSKDTITATQGGLRTDPEFRIGVFIVLAVPLLIFLRHFLGAYDVASMQSLSEAAYALWGAVFTVMSFLTTTGFVSEHWIDAQNWSGLNTPGLVLMGLALTGGGVATTAGGVKLLRVFALYVNGTREMERLVHPSSVSGAGAAGRRLQSNGAFIAWIFFMLFAISLAAIMLLLTLTGSNFEQALVLSVASLSTTGPLTQYAADVPIKLIELTPVAKAILCGAMVLGRLETLAIIALLTPDLWRA; encoded by the coding sequence GTGAACCGTCAAAGGAACATACGCCGCGAATTGCACCATCTGCCGCTATTTTTGCAGCTGTTCGGGATCTGTGCCGCATCGATGCTGGTGCCCGCGGTTTACGGTCTTGTGATCCGTGACCACGACGGATCGCGCGCGTTCTTTTATGCGGCCCTGTTGGGATTGATCCTGTTTATGATGCTTGCCGTGGTGCTGAACGGCCGGCGGGTGCCGCAATCCGCACTTGGCCCCTTACTGGCACTGTTTTCTGCGTTTGTCTTTCTGCCGGTCTATTTCGCGATTCCCTTTGTCGAGGCCTTGCCAACCACTCGTTTCATCAATGCCTATTTCGAAATGGTCAGTGCCCTGACCACCACCGGTGCCAAGCTGTTTCAAGACCCTGGACGTCTGAGCGGCACGCTGCATCTGTGGCGCGCGCAGGTGGGCTGGATGGGCGGGTTGCTGATGTGGGTTGCGGCCTCCGCGATCCTGGCACCGCTGCACCTTGGCGGGTTTGAAGTCACGGCACAGGCCGAACCCGGACGGCGTGACACCGGTGAGGCGAACCGCATGACGCCGATCGATCCGCGCAAGCGGGTGACCCGCGCGATGAAAGCCCTGCTGCCGATCTATGCGGGGCTGACCATGTTGCTATGGTTGTTGCTGCTGGCCGGCGGGGACAGGCCGCTGACGGCTTTGTGCCATGCGATGTCGGTTATGGCGACGTCCGGCATCTCACCGGTCGGCGGGGTTGAAAACGCCGATATCGGCGTGACCGGCGAAGCGGTGATGTTGTTGTTTATGCTGTTTGCCCTGTCGCGGCTGACCTTTTCCAAAGACACCATCACGGCCACCCAAGGTGGTCTGCGCACCGATCCCGAATTCCGCATCGGCGTGTTTATTGTGCTGGCTGTACCGCTGCTGATCTTTTTGCGCCACTTTCTGGGGGCCTATGACGTCGCCTCCATGCAAAGCCTGTCGGAAGCGGCTTATGCCCTTTGGGGCGCGGTATTTACGGTCATGTCCTTTTTGACCACCACAGGTTTCGTGTCCGAACACTGGATTGATGCGCAAAACTGGTCGGGTTTGAATACACCGGGACTTGTCCTGATGGGGCTGGCCCTGACGGGCGGCGGTGTTGCGACAACAGCGGGCGGCGTCAAGCTGCTGCGGGTGTTTGCGCTTTACGTGAATGGCACGCGGGAAATGGAACGCTTGGTGCACCCTAGTTCGGTCAGCGGGGCAGGGGCTGCGGGTCGGCGCTTGCAATCGAATGGCGCGTTCATCGCGTGGATCTTCTTTATGCTTTTTGCGATTTCGCTGGCCGCGATCATGCTTCTGTTGACCTTGACGGGCAGTAATTTCGAACAGGCGCTGGTGCTTTCTGTGGCCAGCCTGTCCACCACCGGGCCGCTCACGCAATATGCTGCGGATGTGCCGATCAAGCTGATCGAATTGACCCCTGTCGCCAAAGCGATCCTATGTGGGGCAATGGTATTGGGACGGCTGGAAACGCTGGCCATTATCGCACTTTTAACCCCCGATCTGTGGCGGGCATGA
- the hfq gene encoding RNA chaperone Hfq, with the protein MASDRQNLQDAFLNHVRKTKVPVTIFLINGVKLQGVITWFDNFCVLLRRDGQSQLVYKHAISTIMPSQPISLYEGEDAS; encoded by the coding sequence ATGGCGTCTGACAGACAGAACCTTCAGGATGCGTTCCTGAACCACGTGCGCAAGACCAAGGTACCGGTCACCATTTTCCTGATCAACGGCGTAAAGCTGCAAGGTGTCATCACGTGGTTTGACAACTTCTGTGTGCTGCTGCGCCGCGATGGGCAATCACAGCTGGTGTATAAACACGCCATCTCGACGATCATGCCCAGCCAGCCGATCAGCCTGTATGAGGGCGAAGACGCTTCTTGA